In the genome of Bacteroides mediterraneensis, the window GTGCCTATCTACAAGAACGACGAACAGCTGAAGCAGATTGACGCCAAGGTGGAAGGCATCGTCAACAAGCTCCGCAGCATGGGCATCTCCGTGAAATACGACAATGCCGACAACAAGCGTCCGGGATTCAAGTTTGCCGACTATGAACTGAAGGGTGTACCTGTACGTCTGGTAATGGGTGGCCGCGACCTGGAAAACAACACAATGGAAATCATGCGTCGTGATACCCTGGAAAAGGAAACCCGTTCTTGCGAAGGCATCGAAGAATACGTAAAGAACCTGTTGGAAGAAATCCAGCAGAACATCTACCAGAAGGCGTTGAAGTACCGCAACGAACACATCTACAAGGTGGATACTTACGAAGAATTCAAGGAACAGATTGAGAAGGGTGGATTCATCCTGGCTCACTGGGACGGTACACCGGAAACGGAAGACCGCATCAAGGAAGAAACCAAGGCTACTATCCGCTGTCTGCCTTTCGAAGCCGACGAAGAAAGCCTGACTCCGGGTGTGGATATGCTGACCGGCAAACCTTCTGCACGTCGTGTGCTGTTTGCCCGCGCTTATTAATAAGATGCTATTTACAGTCATTCATAAAAAAGTCCGGTTCTCGCAAGGGAACCGGACTTTTTTTATGGACTTTATTCTGCTCTCAGGTATTGCATGTATTCCTCGTAACTGATGTAACGCCCGCCCATCGACTTGAGGTGGGGCGTTTCAAACTGGCAGTCGATGAGGGTGCCTCCGTGGGCATGCAGCAGTTGGGCCAGCCGGATTAGGGCCAGCTTGGAGGCACTGGGCACGAGCGAGAACATGCTCTCGCCGAAGAAACACGTGCCGAGGGTCACGCCATACAGTCCCCCGACCAGCTTGTCGCCTTCCCACACTTCCACGCTGGCCGCCAGATTCTGCTCGTACAGGCGGATGTAAGCCTCAATCATTTCCTCGCCCAGCCAGGCTCCTTCCTCGTCGATGCGGAGCTTCGAACAGTTCCGTATCACTTCTTCGAATGCCTGGTTGAAGGTTACCCTGTAAGTGTTTTTATGCATCAGCGTGCGCATGGAGTGGGAGATGTGAATCTCGCCCGGGAAGATGACGAAACGCTGCAAGGGGCACCACCACTGGATGACTTTCCGGCGGAACGCATACCAGGGGAAGATGCCGTTGGAATAGGCCAGGATAAGGCGGTCGACCGACAAGTCGCCCCCGATGGCCAGCAAGCCGTCGGGGTCTCCC includes:
- the aat gene encoding leucyl/phenylalanyl-tRNA--protein transferase; this translates as MVFQLTKKLAFPDPHWGDPDGLLAIGGDLSVDRLILAYSNGIFPWYAFRRKVIQWWCPLQRFVIFPGEIHISHSMRTLMHKNTYRVTFNQAFEEVIRNCSKLRIDEEGAWLGEEMIEAYIRLYEQNLAASVEVWEGDKLVGGLYGVTLGTCFFGESMFSLVPSASKLALIRLAQLLHAHGGTLIDCQFETPHLKSMGGRYISYEEYMQYLRAE